From a single Endozoicomonas euniceicola genomic region:
- a CDS encoding type-F conjugative transfer system secretin TraK, with protein sequence MNRALASVVCVFCFLFGPQLTAAGTPPVKLQVSPGQQQMVTLSRLHLNRIVTPFPAPQVRTIDQADIRIEGSVIYLSSRQEEPFVVYITPPGNESHALSLLVTLLDVPPKEIQLSLSKHWQRTLLGNRKAARKWEESTDYEQAITDILKTLVKGQIPEGYELGKFTASSLQPCQQDGLVFDFTQAQQVQGHHFNILVGTARNHTEKPVTFHEQSCHGHHVSAVSMWPKNSLYPGQKRELFIVSQTEEPESAPAVRPSLLSH encoded by the coding sequence ATGAACAGAGCATTGGCTTCTGTCGTCTGTGTTTTTTGCTTTTTATTTGGACCACAGTTAACCGCCGCCGGAACGCCCCCGGTAAAATTGCAGGTGTCACCCGGACAGCAACAGATGGTCACCTTGAGTCGATTACATCTGAACCGGATCGTCACCCCTTTTCCTGCACCGCAAGTCCGTACCATTGATCAGGCGGATATTCGTATAGAAGGCAGTGTTATCTATCTTTCATCACGGCAGGAAGAACCGTTTGTGGTCTATATCACGCCTCCCGGCAATGAATCCCACGCTCTGTCGTTACTGGTAACACTGTTGGATGTGCCACCAAAAGAGATCCAACTCAGCCTGTCCAAACATTGGCAACGAACCCTTTTGGGTAATCGGAAAGCTGCCCGAAAGTGGGAAGAATCGACAGACTATGAGCAGGCCATCACCGATATTTTAAAGACACTGGTCAAAGGCCAAATTCCGGAAGGCTACGAACTGGGCAAGTTTACCGCCTCCAGTCTTCAACCCTGCCAGCAGGACGGGCTGGTCTTTGACTTCACTCAGGCACAACAGGTGCAGGGACATCATTTTAACATTCTGGTAGGCACCGCAAGAAACCACACTGAAAAGCCTGTGACCTTCCATGAGCAGAGCTGCCATGGGCATCATGTCAGCGCCGTATCCATGTGGCCAAAAAACAGTTTATACCCGGGGCAGAAACGGGAGCTGTTTATTGTTTCTCAAACCGAAGAGCCGGAATCAGCCCCTGCTGTTCGCCCTTCCTTACTCAGCCACTGA
- a CDS encoding TraB/VirB10 family protein, with the protein MNTLNRYLTPRVRRLGIVLGSTLIIIILIFVTSKQHQPSDNKTDETKAQSVDFTGVPPKELTLNRISADLENINQQQQSLHEQHQKEMVLLQQEIKRLNSVDPAQGNTIATETAISPEPLPPDVLSWNHYNQPPPPQYPEPEEQETPPPPKPIRMLGATFTPPTATDTRADNKPRLLRLPAGSILSGQLITGLDVPTGQGARREPYPVLIRIKASAILPNRYRTNVRECFVLASGYGDLSSERAYLRSETLSCIFSNKIKDKEQVIERPLEGYLAGEDGKAGLRGRLVSKQGQVMAKAAMAGFLGGVSQAFDIKPVPVFSVVPNKNGEIQSPFQSGLKGSEALQSSLIKGSNKALEKLADFYLKLADQMVPVIEISAERKVDLILTRGLQP; encoded by the coding sequence ATGAATACCCTCAACCGCTATTTAACGCCCAGAGTCCGACGTTTAGGGATTGTGCTGGGCAGTACCCTGATCATCATTATCCTGATTTTTGTCACCAGCAAACAGCATCAACCGAGCGACAACAAAACCGATGAGACAAAAGCACAGAGCGTAGATTTTACCGGCGTTCCTCCGAAAGAGCTGACCCTGAACCGCATCAGTGCCGATCTGGAAAACATTAACCAGCAACAACAGTCACTTCATGAACAACATCAGAAAGAGATGGTGCTGCTACAACAGGAAATTAAACGACTGAATAGTGTTGATCCGGCTCAAGGCAACACCATTGCCACAGAAACCGCTATTTCACCAGAACCCCTGCCTCCTGACGTTTTGAGCTGGAACCACTACAATCAACCACCTCCCCCGCAATACCCGGAGCCGGAAGAGCAAGAAACTCCGCCACCACCTAAACCCATACGTATGCTCGGTGCTACTTTCACGCCTCCAACAGCAACAGACACCAGAGCAGACAACAAACCCAGATTACTACGCCTGCCCGCTGGCAGTATTCTGTCCGGTCAGCTGATAACCGGGCTGGACGTACCCACCGGCCAAGGCGCACGACGGGAGCCTTATCCCGTTCTTATCCGAATCAAAGCCTCCGCTATTTTACCCAACCGCTACCGAACCAATGTGCGTGAATGCTTTGTGCTGGCTTCCGGTTATGGCGACCTGAGTTCCGAACGGGCTTACCTTCGCAGTGAAACCTTGTCGTGCATTTTCAGCAACAAAATCAAAGACAAAGAGCAGGTTATTGAACGACCACTGGAAGGTTATTTAGCTGGAGAAGATGGCAAGGCTGGCTTACGGGGCAGACTGGTTAGCAAGCAGGGACAGGTCATGGCAAAAGCGGCAATGGCAGGATTTCTTGGCGGTGTCAGTCAGGCGTTTGATATCAAACCTGTCCCTGTGTTTTCCGTGGTGCCGAATAAAAACGGTGAAATCCAATCGCCTTTCCAGTCCGGCCTGAAAGGCAGTGAAGCCCTGCAAAGCTCCCTGATCAAGGGCAGCAACAAGGCTCTGGAAAAACTGGCGGACTTTTATCTGAAACTGGCAGACCAGATGGTACCGGTTATTGAAATCAGCGCAGAACGAAAAGTCGATTTGATCCTGACCAGAGGGTTACAGCCATGA
- a CDS encoding TraV family lipoprotein translates to MSLLFKPQRHQGTKFLKHFFFVSLCLCGSALLLSGCALLGVGEAEYACPEPGKGVCKSTRQVYRDTDLSTIEPITPPQPTTMTRAEPDLSVVTPESTPNRLPAQILRIWIAPWVDKQGNWHSGGVVMTDIYPREWQSAIPVYSPSDD, encoded by the coding sequence ATGAGCTTATTGTTTAAACCACAAAGGCACCAAGGCACAAAGTTTTTAAAACATTTCTTCTTCGTGTCTTTGTGCCTTTGTGGTTCAGCACTGTTGTTGTCAGGCTGCGCCCTGCTTGGTGTGGGTGAGGCAGAATACGCCTGCCCCGAGCCTGGCAAAGGCGTGTGTAAATCCACCCGGCAGGTCTACAGAGACACTGACCTCTCAACCATAGAACCCATAACACCACCACAACCAACCACCATGACCAGAGCAGAACCGGATCTATCTGTGGTCACACCCGAATCAACCCCAAACCGGTTACCCGCCCAAATCCTGAGAATCTGGATCGCCCCCTGGGTAGACAAACAGGGCAACTGGCACAGCGGTGGCGTAGTAATGACCGATATCTACCCGAGAGAATGGCAGTCTGCCATTCCCGTCTATTCCCCCTCAGATGATTAA
- the traA gene encoding TraA family conjugative transfer protein yields MNSLPLTDLQAFTIKQQHWMLSLATLIILSLLPPELQAADPVVPTGSTDFAEIYARLVGWIKGDLGRTLSIAFVLIGLAYGMARNSLIGFATGVGAAVGLQVTPTIINSIFGL; encoded by the coding sequence ATGAACTCCCTTCCTCTCACTGACCTGCAAGCCTTCACCATTAAACAACAGCACTGGATGTTGTCACTGGCGACACTGATCATCCTTTCCCTGTTACCGCCAGAACTTCAGGCGGCAGACCCTGTGGTACCGACAGGCTCCACTGATTTCGCTGAAATCTATGCCCGGCTGGTAGGGTGGATTAAAGGCGATCTCGGCAGAACCTTATCCATCGCTTTTGTATTGATCGGGCTGGCTTACGGCATGGCGCGAAACTCCCTGATCGGTTTTGCCACAGGAGTTGGTGCAGCGGTGGGTTTGCAGGTCACTCCCACCATCATCAACTCAATATTCGGGCTTTAA
- a CDS encoding TraI domain-containing protein, whose translation MTASQVLSVVNHWLHPQQKSEPLPTPQPAPDTNPSDGCAGYQVGVGAILHKQQPLIHQVNEQLCLPDELQGLFNQTLDQLALWLHLLPAHPLHHCEPAGALRHALETAFWAVSATQQIHVDHNLYPDRRRARQPLWRLMAAVAGLLHDNGRMVSCVTIRDEQAGQWMATQQSLGSWLQQHRIERYCPHWQHCESRPDKPIPQEYTWTNLLLLEQLIPNNLRYALQPDRDKGILWQTFISALVGQSSPLAVKQLVSAVEVARLKSVKLHFVRGEALTGLTQPLAPEPSTLKEAASKQPVSKDLSENGLEWLKQVVSRLNPNSVKWAKESLLLKWPEDVVGQEGLPDPDALMECWQELGWLRPIANQVIIRRNGRQVIALQPEISKRCRQWLTASDAEAEAAP comes from the coding sequence ATGACCGCTTCTCAGGTTTTATCGGTGGTTAACCACTGGCTGCACCCTCAGCAAAAATCGGAACCTCTGCCAACACCCCAACCAGCACCCGATACCAATCCGTCAGACGGTTGTGCGGGTTATCAGGTGGGAGTGGGTGCCATTCTCCATAAACAACAACCATTGATTCATCAGGTTAATGAACAACTCTGTTTGCCTGATGAGCTGCAAGGGTTGTTTAACCAGACGCTGGATCAGCTGGCTCTCTGGCTACATCTTCTACCCGCTCACCCTCTGCATCATTGTGAACCCGCCGGAGCTTTGCGGCATGCACTGGAAACCGCTTTCTGGGCGGTGTCCGCCACACAACAAATCCATGTGGATCACAATCTCTACCCGGATCGACGCCGGGCAAGACAACCCCTCTGGCGATTAATGGCAGCTGTCGCTGGATTATTGCATGACAATGGACGCATGGTCAGCTGTGTAACAATCAGGGATGAACAGGCCGGACAGTGGATGGCGACTCAGCAAAGTCTGGGAAGCTGGCTACAGCAGCACCGCATTGAGCGTTACTGCCCCCACTGGCAGCACTGCGAGTCCCGTCCTGATAAACCCATTCCACAAGAATATACCTGGACAAACCTATTACTGTTGGAGCAACTGATACCCAACAATCTGCGTTATGCCTTACAGCCAGACCGGGATAAGGGCATTCTCTGGCAAACCTTTATCAGCGCACTGGTGGGACAGAGCAGTCCTTTAGCGGTTAAACAACTGGTCAGCGCGGTGGAGGTGGCTCGCCTGAAAAGCGTCAAACTGCATTTTGTGCGGGGAGAGGCTTTGACAGGTCTCACTCAACCTCTTGCCCCAGAGCCATCAACTTTAAAAGAAGCGGCGTCAAAACAGCCCGTTTCCAAAGATTTGTCTGAAAACGGGTTAGAGTGGCTAAAACAGGTGGTGTCCCGACTCAACCCTAATAGTGTGAAATGGGCAAAAGAGTCTCTGCTTTTGAAATGGCCGGAAGATGTAGTCGGGCAGGAAGGACTGCCCGATCCCGATGCCCTGATGGAGTGCTGGCAAGAACTGGGTTGGCTGCGCCCCATCGCTAACCAGGTCATTATTCGTCGCAATGGTCGTCAGGTGATTGCATTACAACCAGAAATATCCAAACGGTGTCGCCAGTGGTTGACGGCCAGTGACGCAGAGGCAGAGGCTGCGCCATGA